The following nucleotide sequence is from uncultured Draconibacterium sp..
CACCTCAGTTTAAACAAACAAGGATGTTAGACAAGATCAAAGCGTTACAGAAAGAAATCGATAATATTGTAGCTTCAAGCAAGGAAGAGGTAGAAGAGCTGCGCATAAAATACATCAGCAAAAAAGGATTGATCGGCCAATTATTCAACGACTTTAAAACTGTTCCTGCTGAACAGAAAAAGGAGGTTGGACAGGCCATCAACACGCTTAAAACTTTCGCTTTAGAAAAAATTAACACGCTAAAAGAAGGTTTTGAGAACAATGGCAGCGAAACTTCCGGACAGGATTTAACGATGCCCGGCGAGCCTATGAAACTGGGAACACGTCATCCGCTTTCGCTGGTTAAAAACGAGATTATCGGAATTTTTGCACGACTTGGTTTTACCGTTGCCGAAGGGCCTGAGATCGAAGACGATTGGCATGTGTTTTCTGCTTTGAACTTTCCTCCGGAGCATCCGGCCCGCGATATGCAGGACACTTTCTTTATCGAAAAAGATCCGGATGTGCTGTTGCGTACCCACACTTCAAGTGTTCAGATTCGTGTAATGGAGCGCACCGAGCCGCCTATCCGCGCTATTTTCCCGGGGCGTGTTTTCCGTAACGAAGCAATTTCAGCACGATCGCACTGTATTTTCCACCAAATTGAAGGCTTGTATGTAGATGAGAACGTTTCGTTTGCCGACCTAAAACAAACCTTGTTACAGTTTGCCAAAGAATTGTTTGGCGAAGACACAAAAATCCGTCTGCGTCCATCATACTTCCCGTTTACCGAGCCAAGTGCCGAAATGGATGTTAGCTGCACGATTTGTGGTGGCAAAGGATGTAATGTTTGTAAATACACCGGCTGGCTCGAAATTCTGGGCTGCGGAATGGTTGATCCAAATGTATTGGAACTTTGTAATATCGACAGTAAAAAATACACTGGCTTTGCCTTTGGAATGGGAATAGAACGTATAACAATGTTGCGTTATGGAATTAAAGATATCCGCCATTTCTTCGAAAACGATGTGCGTTTTCTGAAACAATTTGAGTCGGCTACTTAAAATAAAAACAAATTACCATATAGATCAAGAGGAGCTTTTTAAGCTCCTCTTTTTGGTACATACTGGCCTTATTCTCAATTGATTTATAGCAACAGTATTCCACTCTGTTCTGTAACTGCCACGTTAACACGAATTTAACAAACGAGGGCTCTTAAACATGTTTTTTAGCATGTTAATATAAAAAGCAATACCTTTGTACCATACTTTTTAGTCTTTTATTTGGCAAAAAAGAGAAATTAGAAACAGCCCGATCCTGTTAAACACAGAAAATAACAATTAAAACTTTTATAATTTTTTGGATTGGGCAACTAAATATTATTTGAATGGAAACAAAAGCAAATCAGAATCAGATTGTCATTAAGATGAATACTGAGAATGAGAAAAAGATGCTGCCACTAAACTTCATTTTTACACTGGCGGCAGGTGCTATTGCCGGAATGGCAATAATTTTCAGTCTCTTCTGGGGATTGGAAAAGTTATTTGGAATGTAAACCACGTATTATAGAACTAAAAGGCTCGCAATTGCGAGCCTTTTTTTTATTGGTACTTATATGTGATTTCGAACAAAGTGAGAAATCTGTATATTGGCAGCAAAACTGTAATAGATTTCTCAGTCGTTCCTCATTCGAAATGACAATCCTATCTCAAAACTTCTTCAATAGCCTCCAGCTCCTCATCACTAAAAGCCACTTTCTTTAACATATCCACATTATCATCTAATTGTTTAACTGAGCTTGCTCCAATCAGCACCGAAGTAATTCTTTTA
It contains:
- the pheS gene encoding phenylalanine--tRNA ligase subunit alpha is translated as MLDKIKALQKEIDNIVASSKEEVEELRIKYISKKGLIGQLFNDFKTVPAEQKKEVGQAINTLKTFALEKINTLKEGFENNGSETSGQDLTMPGEPMKLGTRHPLSLVKNEIIGIFARLGFTVAEGPEIEDDWHVFSALNFPPEHPARDMQDTFFIEKDPDVLLRTHTSSVQIRVMERTEPPIRAIFPGRVFRNEAISARSHCIFHQIEGLYVDENVSFADLKQTLLQFAKELFGEDTKIRLRPSYFPFTEPSAEMDVSCTICGGKGCNVCKYTGWLEILGCGMVDPNVLELCNIDSKKYTGFAFGMGIERITMLRYGIKDIRHFFENDVRFLKQFESAT